In Microbacterium sp. 1.5R, the following are encoded in one genomic region:
- a CDS encoding dipeptide ABC transporter ATP-binding protein → MSVLTVDGLAVSYATRAGRREVVHGVSFEIAEGEALALVGESGSGKSTTAHALLGLLPEGGRVDGGTVRLGELDISGWTDRALRGIRGPEIGLVPQDPVTSLDPVRPIGAQVEEVLKLHGHRDRRSRRARAIELLDRVGIDDPDLRARQYPHELSGGMRQRVLIASAIALRPRLLIADEPTSALDATVQRKVLDLLDELRREEGTSILLVTHDLGVAADRAQRLVVLKDGRIVEQGASAQVLAAPSDGYTKQLLADAPAFTTGFRRPEVPPFLRDAAAVAAENPFAITASGLVKEFRVAGRERFRAVDDVSFRVRRGTTHALVGESGSGKTTTARLITRFHEPDAGAIEIDGEDVTGLSGQRLRALRRRIQLVYQNPFASLDPRQQVVDIIAEPLQNFGVGSRSDRRDRALALIDRVSLPSDLAQRTPRELSGGQRQRVAIARALAIDPEIVVLDEAVSALDVTVQARILELLTSLQAELGLTYLFISHDLAVVRRISHTVSVMRRGRIVEEGVTEELFHDPQHDYTRELLAAVPGRTEQPA, encoded by the coding sequence ATGAGCGTGCTCACCGTCGACGGCCTCGCCGTCTCGTACGCCACCAGAGCCGGTCGCCGGGAGGTGGTGCACGGGGTCTCCTTCGAGATCGCCGAGGGAGAGGCACTCGCGCTCGTGGGCGAATCGGGATCGGGCAAGTCCACCACCGCGCACGCCCTGCTCGGCCTGCTGCCCGAGGGCGGCAGGGTCGACGGCGGCACGGTGCGCCTCGGCGAGCTCGACATCTCGGGCTGGACGGATCGCGCACTGCGCGGCATCCGGGGTCCGGAGATCGGACTCGTGCCGCAGGACCCGGTGACCTCGCTCGATCCCGTGCGCCCGATCGGCGCCCAGGTCGAAGAGGTGCTGAAGCTGCACGGCCACCGCGATCGTCGCTCGCGGCGCGCGCGGGCGATCGAGCTCCTCGACCGGGTCGGTATCGATGATCCGGACCTCCGAGCGCGGCAGTACCCGCACGAGCTCTCGGGCGGTATGCGCCAGCGTGTGCTGATCGCCTCGGCCATCGCGCTGCGGCCACGGCTGCTGATCGCCGACGAGCCCACGAGCGCTTTGGACGCGACCGTCCAGCGCAAGGTGCTCGATCTGCTCGACGAGCTGCGTCGAGAGGAGGGCACGAGCATCCTGCTGGTCACCCACGACCTCGGCGTCGCGGCCGATCGCGCCCAACGGCTCGTCGTGCTGAAGGACGGCCGCATCGTCGAGCAGGGAGCGAGCGCCCAGGTGCTCGCGGCACCCTCGGACGGATACACGAAGCAGCTCCTCGCGGACGCCCCGGCGTTCACGACGGGGTTCCGCCGCCCGGAGGTTCCGCCCTTCCTGCGGGATGCCGCAGCGGTCGCGGCCGAGAACCCGTTCGCGATCACCGCGAGCGGTCTCGTCAAGGAGTTCAGGGTCGCGGGGCGTGAGCGTTTCCGGGCCGTCGACGACGTGTCGTTCCGGGTGCGCCGGGGCACGACGCACGCGCTGGTCGGCGAGTCCGGATCGGGCAAGACGACCACCGCGCGCCTCATCACGCGCTTCCATGAACCGGATGCCGGGGCCATTGAGATCGACGGCGAAGACGTGACAGGGCTGTCGGGCCAGCGGTTGCGCGCGCTGCGCCGGCGCATCCAGCTCGTCTATCAGAACCCCTTCGCATCGCTGGATCCGCGACAGCAGGTCGTCGACATCATCGCCGAGCCGCTGCAGAACTTCGGGGTGGGCTCCCGCTCCGACCGCAGGGATCGGGCGCTCGCCCTGATCGACAGGGTGTCGCTGCCGAGCGACCTCGCGCAGCGCACACCGCGTGAGCTCTCGGGTGGGCAGCGACAGCGGGTCGCGATCGCCAGGGCCCTCGCGATCGACCCCGAGATCGTCGTGCTCGACGAGGCGGTGTCGGCCCTCGACGTCACGGTGCAGGCGCGCATCCTCGAACTGCTCACCTCGCTGCAGGCCGAACTCGGTCTCACCTACCTCTTCATCTCGCACGACCTCGCCGTGGTGCGCAGGATCAGTCACACCGTCTCGGTGATGCGCCGCGGGCGGATCGTCGAGGAAGGCGTCACCGAGGAGCTCTTCCACGACCCCCAGCACGACTACACCCGGGAGCTGCTCGCGGCCGTCCCCGGACGAACGGAGCAGCCCGCATGA